CGAGGTGCAGCACATGGTGGGCCATCGTCGAGATCGGCGACTGGGCCGAGTCGGCCTGGTGGGTGACCGCGTTGGTCAGGAAGCGCTTGACCAGGCTGTCGATCGCGTTGTCGAGCGTGGCGGAGAAGAGCATGCGCTGGCCCGACTGCGGGGTGCGGTCAAGCAGGCGGCGTACGGACGGCAGGAAGCCGAGGTCGGCCATGTGGTCGGCCTCGTCGAGGATGGTGATCTCGATGGCCGACAGGTCGCAGTGACCCTGGCCGATGAGGTCTTCGAGGCGGCCGGGACAGGCGATGACGATGTCGGCGCCCTTCTTGAGGCCGGTCACCTGCGGGTTCTGGCCGACACCGCCGAAGACGGTCTGGGTGCTGAGGCCGGCGGCCTTGGCCAGCGGCTGGAGGGCCTGGGCGATCTGGCCGACGAGCTCACGGGTCGGCGCCAGGATCAGGGCGCGCGGCTTGCGCGGCATCGCCGGCAGCTTCGCGGCGTCGAGCCGGGCGACCAGCGGGAGCAGGAACGCGTAGGTCTTGCCGGAGCCGGTGCGGCCGCGGCCGAGGACGTCGCGGCCGGCCAGCGAGTCGGGCAGCGTCGCGGTCTGGATGGGAGTGGGGATCGTGATGCCCTGCTCGGCGAGGAGCGCGGACAGGACAGTGGGCACGCCGAGATCGGCGAAGGTCTGGGCAGACAAGGAAGTAGCTTTCGGTTGGCGTCTCGCCAACACATCACGCCATCAGGCGGAAACGTGTGCCTCCAAGAGCGGAGGGCGCCGTCTCGAGCGTGTCGAGAGCTGCGCTGCGGCCCGAGGCAAGACTTCACGGGCTGCTGTCTACAACTGTAGTGGCTTGGCCCGCGAAGCGTTGCATCGCGGAAAGACCGGCCGACACCTAACCATTGACACCAGTCGACTAAACCGGTTTAGTCAAAGTGTGACGCCCACCACCATCAACGATGTCGCCCGCCTGGCGGGGGTGTCGAAGGGCGCCGTGTCGCTGGCGTTCAACAACCGTCCCGGCCTCGCCGACGACACCCGGGCGCGCATCCTCGAGACCGCCGAGCAGCTCGGCTGGCGGCCCAGCGCCCGCGCTCGCGCCCTGTCCGTCTCCCGGGCTCTCGCCGTCGGACTGGTGATGGCCCGGCCCCCGGAGACCCTGCGGGCCGACCCGTTCTTCCCCTCGTTCATCGCCGGCATCGAGAGTGAGCTCTCCCAACACGGCTACGCGCTGCTCCTCCAGGTGGTGCCGGAGCACGAGGCCGAGCACCACACCTACCGCCGGCTCAGCGACGAGGGGCGCGTCGACGGCGTCTTCGTCACCGACCTGTACGTCGACGACGAGCGCCCGGCCCTGCTGGCTGAGCTCGGGTTGCCGGCGGTCATCGTCGGGCCAGGTCTGTTCGAGACCCACTGGGCCTCAGTCGGCGTCGACGACCAGCCCGGCATCACAGCCGCGGTCGAGCACCTCGTCGCTCTGGGGCACACCCGGAT
This is a stretch of genomic DNA from Nocardioides sp. InS609-2. It encodes these proteins:
- a CDS encoding LacI family DNA-binding transcriptional regulator; translation: MTPTTINDVARLAGVSKGAVSLAFNNRPGLADDTRARILETAEQLGWRPSARARALSVSRALAVGLVMARPPETLRADPFFPSFIAGIESELSQHGYALLLQVVPEHEAEHHTYRRLSDEGRVDGVFVTDLYVDDERPALLAELGLPAVIVGPGLFETHWASVGVDDQPGITAAVEHLVALGHTRIAHVAGPPEMVHGKSRREAWANALIRAGLPEAPSVDADFSAEAGASATRHLLDLVDPPTAVVYANDLMAIAGLSVALARGLHVPRDLSITGYEDTELAAHVQPPLTTVSTDVIGWGRAAARRLLELVERRDPTDFPLQPPQLVVRGSTGPAPT